The Pseudomonas hefeiensis genomic sequence CGATCTGGGTCATCTCGGATATACGCTTGTACATCGCGAACCACAGTGCGTTCTGGTCGAGCGTGCGGTCCTTGCCTGGCCGCAGAGAGACCACCACGAACTTCTTCGCCTTGTACATGGCAGTTAGGCTGGTGATGGCCTCGGATAGCTTGGCCTGGCAGTTGACGGAGATTTTGTCGGTCATGACTGAGCCCTCCGAGTGCCAGAGGCTTTTATCCAGCGACGGACATGCAGCTCGCAGCCACTCGTCAAGCAAACACCGTTCGCCATGCCAAGATGCGTTTTCGGAGTTCCGCAGCCACAACCGCACTTCGACTTTCGCCCTGGGCGCTTTGGTCGCAGCTCCATGTACCGGATATGCTCAGGCAAGCCGCCGACTTGCCCCCAGCCAGCAGTGCCGCCGCGCATCGCAGCAGAGCGGGCAGCCGGAGAAAGCTGATTCAAGTCAGTCATAGGCACCCCGCAAAATCTTCGAGCAGGCCCTGCTTGTCCTCGGCCAGCTTGTCGCGCTCTTTGCGAAGCGCCTCATTCTCGACCAGCAGTTCCAGCGCTACTTCCTCCATTGTCTGCTTGCCCAAGAACTCTTCCAGGGCCTGCGTGACGGCCGGCCAGTCAGGAGCTGACACGCTCCAAGCGGCAACCTCGGCCCAAAGCAGATCCTTGAGTTTTTGTTTGTCGATGGTCATGTCCGTTGCTCCAATTCCTGGGCCTGCCGGATAAGCAGCGCCCGGCGATCTGCCAACTCGTTGGCCGCTTCGATCCGCATTTCTGTTTTCCTTTCGGCGCTGGCCATCCGCATTTCCAGCATCAAGTTCTTCACGTTCTCAAGTTTTTCGCGAAGCGCTGGAGCTGGACGGGTTACCGTTCCCGTGAGCAGGCCGGCAATGGCACGGCCGTCTTCACTGATCGGTTCTACGCTCAGGTCCGCCAAGTACTTCTGGCCGTGTTCGCGAGGGATGCGCTTCAATTCCATCGCCTTGGTGACAGCCTGGATGCGGCTGTTGGTGTCGAAACCCACCGAGACATGCCAGTTGACCGGTTTGGTTTCTTCCCGGGCCTGGGAAACGAACCGCTCGTAAGCGCTGATGAACGCCATCCGGGCACCAACCCTGTCGCCGGCGTCGAGGACAGGTTTCGCAGCGGCCAGGGCCAGCTGGATCTCGTCAGTCAGCACCACGGTTTCGAATTCATCGTTCGTAGTCATGGCGATTGCCCAGGCCTCGTCCTTGCCTGGGCGGCCGTCGGATGACTGGACGCGCTGCAGGATGTCGGCCATAGCCAGCTTGCCCTTCACTTCGAAGCGGCACGCCTTCAACGCGGCTTTGACGACAGGAACCGAGTAGGCGCAGAGGTCTTCGGCCATCATCGCCGCGGTGCCTGGGTTCATTTCCTGACCCATTGCCTCGGCGGTGGCGCAGATGGCCGCAGCTAGGCCAGCGACCTGCTGGTCGTTCATTTCAAAGGTATTCATTGCGCTCCCCCGCTTGGCGCTTGGCCAAGACCATTTGCGCAGCCTGCTCGGCAGCGGAGACGTTCGCCTCGGTGCGCTCCATCTGGCGGGCGGTTGTACCGTTGACGCGCTGCCCGGTCACCCACTGGGTGTGGTAGCTCTCGGCGTTGGCCAGCAGTTCGTTGAGGCTGTGGCATTTGCGAAGGACTGCTGCATCGCTGGTTTTCAGGAAATGGGCGGCGACGTGATGGGCAACGTCGGCGCCGAGGCGGTCAACCAGCAGCGCCATCTGCTTCCCAGTCTTGGCGTTCCACACCGGCCAGGCGTTGTAGCGCTTGCGGTAGGCCATGGCGTAGTTGGCCCAGACTTTGAAGGTCTTGCAGGCCTGATCCTTCGGCCCCGGCATGTCGGCGGGAATCTCGACTCGTGGTTGCTGTTGAACGAATGGCACGACCTGTCCCGTCACGACCTTGGCGGTAGCCTGGGGCGTAATTGGTTCAATGACCGGTTCCATGACTGGTTCAAGAGAGTTACTGATTCTGGGTGCAACTGCTGCACTCCCCCCTAGTGCAGGAGATTCACCAGGGGATGAACCTGCTGCACTACCCTGGTGAATCTGCTGCACTACCCCTGGTGCAGGAGGTGCACCACCATCGAGGGTGAGGAAGTAAACGTTTGACGAATTCCCTTTGGGGCCACCCTTCCGGATTTCCTTACGCAGCAGTCCCGCCTCACACAGGGCGGTGATGTGGTTCATGACAGAGCGCTTGCTGATCTCGCACTGGTCAGCAATATGCTGATAGGACGGCCAGCATTCACCGACATCGCTGGCGTTGTCTGCGAGCTTGATCAGTACCAGCTTGCGGAGAGGATTGCCGACGCGAAGTTTCATCGCGGCGACCATAAGGCCCATGCTCATATCAAGCCTTCCCGACCTTTGCGGCCAATTCAAGGAAACGATCGACGTACCAGTGAGGCTGCGTCTCGCGTGGGGATTGGGGGCTGGTGAGGTTCTTGCCGTACTGCAGTCCCTTTTCAGTCACGGACCAGAAGTCACGCATCTCACCTTTGGAGTCTTTGCGCTGGAGTTGCTTGAGAAATCCGAGAGAAGCCAGGGCGCGGTTGAAAGCCGCCGGCGCGTAACGGATGCCATTGTCCTTCAGCAACGCCGTGGCCGACTTGGTGGGCATCGAGGAGCCGCCGGCAGCATCTGGCGCGGCGTCGATTGCGTAGCCAGGCAGGAAGCTCGACTCCAGGCCATTGTTCTTGGCAATTTGGGCAAGCATCAGCACCTGGCTAGAAGGCGCGGGCTTCAGTAGACGCGTGAAACATTCCAAGATTGCCAGCTCACCCACCACCTTTGTGCCGTTGGCGATCACGGACTGGCGGGCACCGTCTTGCTTTTCCAGTTCGCGCCAGCGGCGAATCACCTTCATCCGCATTGGCGCGCTGTATCCGGTGAGCAAGCAGTCGGTGTGTTCGCGGTCGAGCAGGTACTGGACCTGCTCACGGTTGCGGCCGTCCAGATAGATGCCCTCAAATTTGAGGGGATCGACTTTCAGCTCTTTCAGCATCGCAACGATGTCGCGCTTCACGTTGTCGTGGCGCTTACCGGTGACGTTGGCGATTTCACGGGAGGACATTGTGGTGCGCGACACGTTTTCAGAATCACGGAAACGTGTCGCGACATTGGTTGGGGTATTGATATGTGGCTGGGCTTGCATATAATCGGCCTCACAAAGTGTTATCGAATTAGCCACCCTCGACCGGTGGCTTTTTTGTGCCTCGGTTTCAGGTCCGCTTAACTGATAGTGCGAACCCACTGGGCACCGATCCGCGCATGCGCGGAAAAAATTAAGCGATAGATTTCAAATTTGGCCGGGGCGACGCGAGCAACTGCTCAGCCTTGCGCCCCAATTCCCCCGCCTTCGCTTCAACCTGACGGCACTGCTTGGCGAATGCCGGTAAGTGCTGAAGGTCCTGCTCGCACATCACCTGGTCGTCAAACACTTCGCTGCCGGTATCAATTACGTCGCCCAGCGCGCGGATCAGCGCACCGAAGCTCTTGTTCGCGCACTGGTCGCTGTTCATCTGGCGGGCGCCGGTCAAGCCGTGGCGGCCGGCCAACTCATTCACGCAGTGGTCGCGGAATTCAGGCTCAAGAGCGTTGACCCATGACTCTTCCAGCCAGGACGGCATTTCCTGATCCCCGGACAACCAGCGCTGAACACGCTTGAGCCAGCGGCCGGTCGCCTTCACGAACTCAGCTACGTCGTTCTGGGTAGTCAGCGCCGCGAAGTCCGGAACCTCTTTAGCGATTGCCTTTTCGGGGCACGACAGGTGCAGTTCACGGCTCAGCGACTGGGCGAAGTCGTCCTGGCTCAGACTGGTGCGCGCGATCTGGTTTGCAGCATGGGCGACCAGCACCTGATCACGGGTTTGTACGTTGTGTCTGGAACTGGACGTTTGCATGGGGACTGCCCTCTTCTAATCTGGCTTCAATGGAGCGGCGGACAGGGATGTCAGGCGGCGCCGCGTAGGACTTTGTGTGCAAGGTCGAGAAGATCCGGGCGCAGAC encodes the following:
- a CDS encoding Rha family transcriptional regulator, which encodes MSSREIANVTGKRHDNVKRDIVAMLKELKVDPLKFEGIYLDGRNREQVQYLLDREHTDCLLTGYSAPMRMKVIRRWRELEKQDGARQSVIANGTKVVGELAILECFTRLLKPAPSSQVLMLAQIAKNNGLESSFLPGYAIDAAPDAAGGSSMPTKSATALLKDNGIRYAPAAFNRALASLGFLKQLQRKDSKGEMRDFWSVTEKGLQYGKNLTSPQSPRETQPHWYVDRFLELAAKVGKA
- a CDS encoding helix-turn-helix domain-containing protein; its protein translation is MSMGLMVAAMKLRVGNPLRKLVLIKLADNASDVGECWPSYQHIADQCEISKRSVMNHITALCEAGLLRKEIRKGGPKGNSSNVYFLTLDGGAPPAPGVVQQIHQGSAAGSSPGESPALGGSAAVAPRISNSLEPVMEPVIEPITPQATAKVVTGQVVPFVQQQPRVEIPADMPGPKDQACKTFKVWANYAMAYRKRYNAWPVWNAKTGKQMALLVDRLGADVAHHVAAHFLKTSDAAVLRKCHSLNELLANAESYHTQWVTGQRVNGTTARQMERTEANVSAAEQAAQMVLAKRQAGERNEYL